From a region of the Asterias amurensis chromosome 2, ASM3211899v1 genome:
- the LOC139933796 gene encoding complex I assembly factor TIMMDC1, mitochondrial-like isoform X1, translating to MYSGQEHVSLSILHNSATRQASAHACRTFGCAMGCECFLNCQAISSSLAQSEMNQMKEIGADEHQEERKETGWDRVKEAYTYDKDNRYLPRELHELVLMAVLGMAGGYVYGGVPASRHARERYIEKSNAAIYSSRLEATGASYNAGTRGLIRYGYRWGWRTAVLATGFHGISTCLGLYRDKQDLTNYVSAAAITGSLFRFNLGLRGLVGGAFVGVLVGLPAGLALLGVQKMQGETFLEKNKRLRREAVEDRQKELLLRMQVTPLLLNEMGDSLNRAKSTDTTSS from the exons atgtattcagggcaagaacatgtgagcctctccattctgcacaactctgccacaCGCCAAGCATCTGCCCACGCATGTCGTACTTTTGGTTGTGCCATGGGTTGTGAATG TTTCCTCAATTGTCAGGCAATCTCTTCAAGCCTCGCTCAGTCTGAGATGAATCAAATGAAGGAAATCGGCGCTGATGAGCACCAGgaggaaagaaaagaaacagGATGGGACAGGGTGAAGGAAGCCTACACGTATGA CAAAGATAATAGATACCTACCTCGTGAGCTGCATGAGCTTGTACTGATGGCAGTGCTGGGAATGGCAGGAGGTTACGTCTATGGTGGTGTCCCTGCATCCAGACATGCCCGAGAGCGATACATAGAAAAGAGCAATGCAGCAATCTACAGCAGTAGACTTGAAGCAACG GGGGCTTCCTATAATGCTGGCACAAGGGGCCTTATCCGCTACGGATATCGTTGGGGATGGAGAACAGCAGTGTTAGCAACAGGTTTCCA TGGAATCAGTACATGCCTTGGTTTGTACAGGGACAAGCAAGACTTAACCAACTATGTATCAGCTGCAG CTATTACAGGATCCCTGTTCAGATTCAACTTAGGACTGAGGGGGTTGGTTGGCGGAGCATTTGTGGGAGTGCTTGTTGG ACTTCCAGCTGGACTTGCTCTATTGGGCGTCCAGAAAATGCAAGGAGAGACATttttagagaaaaacaaacgaCTTCGCAGGGAGGCAGTAGAAGACAGACAGAAAGAATT ATTACTAAGGATGCAGGTAACACCACTACTGCTAAACGAAATGGGGGATAGTTTAAATCGAGCTAAGAGTACAGATACAACCTCCAGTTGA
- the LOC139933795 gene encoding twinfilin-1-like: MSHQTGIKASDELKQVFADCREKDYRVVKVGIDIGEEKLISLGHQGATGTWEQDYDALIPPLIEEKEPCYLFYRFDEKDSQSKYRWLFIVYVPEYATVKQKMIYAATKSSLKTTFGSGQIQNEILETSITEMNYKGYISHIEHQEAPAPLTASEEEQKQMREEEGPTESGSTTKQSHLKGIAFPVRPDAKDKLLALKNGDYTYVRLCVDIKNEEILLDDSDSIELNALPAKVPTDKASYHVFTFKHTHEGDYLESNVFIYSMPGYNCPVKERMLYTSCLSPLIGFLGESLGIEIAKRIEISDGAVLTEAFLMDEVHPVRNLHRPAFAKPKGPPGKRGQRRLLKEEN, translated from the exons ATGTCGCATCAAACCGGAATTAAAG CGTCTGATGAGCTCAAGCAGGTGTTTGCAGATTGTAGAGAGAAGGACTACAGAGTGGTCAAAGTTGGCATTGATATCG gaGAAGAAAAGTTGATTTCATTGGGACATCAAGGAGCCACAGGGACATGGGAGCAAG ATTATGACGCTTTGATACCTCCATTGATAGAGGAGAAAGAGCCATGTTATCTTTTCTATCGTTTTGACGAGAAGGACTCCCAGAGTAAATACAGATGGCTGTTTATTGTATACGTTCCAGAATATGCTACG GTGAAACAAAAGATGATCTACGCTGCAACAAAGTCATCACTTAAGACAACCTTTGGCTCAGGACAGATACAGAATGAAATACTTGAGACTTCAATA ACCGAAATGAATTACAAGGGATACATCAGTCACATCGAACACCAAGAAGCTCCTGCCCCACTGACGGCCAGCGAGGAGGAACAGAAACAGATGAGGGAAGAAGAAGGACCTACTGAATCTGGCAGCACTACCAAGCAGAGCCATCTGAAGGGTATTGCATTCCCAGTACGACCCGATGCCAAAGACAAGCTTCTTGCATTGAAGAATGGCGATTATACCTATGTTAGACTG TGTGTGGATATAAAGAATGAAGAGATTCTATTGGATGACTCAGACAGCATTGAGTTGAATGCACTCCCAGCCAAGGTGCCTACTGATAAAGCTAGCTACCATGTCTTCACATTCAAACACACGCATGAAGGAGATTATCTAGAAAGTAACG TGTTTATTTATTCCATGCCTGGCTATAACTGTCCTGTGAAGGAGCGAATGTTGTACACCAGCTGTCTCAGTCCACTCATAGGCTTCCTTGGAGAATCTCTAGGAATTGAAATAGCAAAGAGG ATTGAAATAAGCGATGGCGCGGTCCTGACAGAAGCATTCCTTATGGATGAGGTACACCCGGTACGCAACCTGCACCGACCAGCATTTGCCAAACCTAAGGGACCACCGGGGAAACGAGGTCAAAGAAGGTTGTTAAAGGAAGAAAATTAA
- the LOC139933796 gene encoding complex I assembly factor TIMMDC1, mitochondrial-like isoform X2 translates to MNQMKEIGADEHQEERKETGWDRVKEAYTYDKDNRYLPRELHELVLMAVLGMAGGYVYGGVPASRHARERYIEKSNAAIYSSRLEATGASYNAGTRGLIRYGYRWGWRTAVLATGFHGISTCLGLYRDKQDLTNYVSAAAITGSLFRFNLGLRGLVGGAFVGVLVGLPAGLALLGVQKMQGETFLEKNKRLRREAVEDRQKELLLRMQVTPLLLNEMGDSLNRAKSTDTTSS, encoded by the exons ATGAATCAAATGAAGGAAATCGGCGCTGATGAGCACCAGgaggaaagaaaagaaacagGATGGGACAGGGTGAAGGAAGCCTACACGTATGA CAAAGATAATAGATACCTACCTCGTGAGCTGCATGAGCTTGTACTGATGGCAGTGCTGGGAATGGCAGGAGGTTACGTCTATGGTGGTGTCCCTGCATCCAGACATGCCCGAGAGCGATACATAGAAAAGAGCAATGCAGCAATCTACAGCAGTAGACTTGAAGCAACG GGGGCTTCCTATAATGCTGGCACAAGGGGCCTTATCCGCTACGGATATCGTTGGGGATGGAGAACAGCAGTGTTAGCAACAGGTTTCCA TGGAATCAGTACATGCCTTGGTTTGTACAGGGACAAGCAAGACTTAACCAACTATGTATCAGCTGCAG CTATTACAGGATCCCTGTTCAGATTCAACTTAGGACTGAGGGGGTTGGTTGGCGGAGCATTTGTGGGAGTGCTTGTTGG ACTTCCAGCTGGACTTGCTCTATTGGGCGTCCAGAAAATGCAAGGAGAGACATttttagagaaaaacaaacgaCTTCGCAGGGAGGCAGTAGAAGACAGACAGAAAGAATT ATTACTAAGGATGCAGGTAACACCACTACTGCTAAACGAAATGGGGGATAGTTTAAATCGAGCTAAGAGTACAGATACAACCTCCAGTTGA